TCAGAAATAACAGTTCCTTTTTTTAACTTTTCTAAAATATTTTCCATATTTACTTCCTCCTTCTTATATTATCTATCCAGATAATCTACTTTGTCCAATTCATTCAATCCCCTCCGCCCCGTCCGTTTTTTTGTTTGTCTGTCCTGTCCGACTCGTCCGACTGGTCCGACTCTACTCTTTCTTCTCTCTATCTCGCCAACGTTTCCGTTCATGATACATCCGCTCCGTAAAACCACCCTTCTCCAAAAACTCCCGCTCCAACCGTTCTAACTGCTTCCTCAACAAATATGTCGCCTGATGAATCAAACAAATCACCGTATTTCCCGCAACCTCTGCCGACGCTGTCCTTATCCCATAAATGTCCGACGTGTCCGACTCGTCCGACCTGTCCGACTTATACATCTCCCTTATCCTTCGTGCCTCCGGCGAATCCTTGCCCCATTGTCTCAACCCATGCTGTCTCAAATAATCCTCATAATCCCGCAACAACTCCTCCAAACTTGCCTTTGCCACACCTGTCAACTTAATCTCCATCTTCTTTGATGTCGCAGACGCCATACTCCCTTCTGCAATATTTTGAACTCCACTCCTGCTCGCCTGAATCATCTGGTCATGTGTTCTTGATTTCTTATCAATGAACCGCTCACAAAACAATACCGTCGCATCATATATCTCCTGCGCTACTTGAAAACTCCGCAATCTCCGATAGCCCCCATGTGGAGGAATTAACCTCCCATCAGACATAATCCTTCCTTTCTCTTTTGTGTTATTTTGTCCGACTTGTCTGACTCGTCCGACTTGTCCGACCCTTTAAATTCATGGTCGGGGCGGCCGGATTTGAACCGGCGACCCCTTGGACCCAAACCAAGTGCGCTAGCCGGACTGCGCTACGCCCCGAAACCATACTATTATACCTCTTCCACTCCTAAAATAGCAATTTCACCATCACCCCGTCCAACCCGTCTGACTTGTCCGACGTGTCCGACTCGTCTGACTTGTCCGACGTGTCTGACTCGTCTGACTTGTCCGATGTGTCCGACTCGTCCGACCCGTCCGACTCTCCCCCCAACTTTATTTGCATTTATCTCTCCTTTTTTGCGATAACAATTATTGAACCTAAACACGGAGAAACAAATATGAAACCAAACTCAATCATTTTCGTAATGTTTATCCTTTTGGCTCCCCTCTGTTTTGCACAAATCGTCCTTGAAGAAGCCTTCGAACAGGGGTCAACCGCTCCTGACGGCTGGCAAACAAAGGTCTGGCAGGGCAAAGGCGATTTTCAATATCCTGTCCCGGGGAAAACCGGCAACGCAGTCCAGATTTCATCTTCCGAAGGCGGGGACTTATCCTGGTTCAAAGAAGTAGATGTCTCCCCATTTGCCCAATACAAACTCTCCGGCTGGATTAAAACAGATAACATTCAATTAGAAAACGGTGCGGGTGCTTTACTCAACATTCACGGAATTGATGGTGCTCGCACAACCTCATTATCCGGCACAAACGATTGGAAATATGTTGAATCTACATTCTTTGTCGGTTCTCAAACACGAATAATGGTGAATTGCCTCTTCGGGGGTTGGGGATTGGCAAAAGGAACTGCAATATATGATGATATCAAATTAGAAAAAATATCAGATATGGTGATGGGTGATATGCAAATAAACATTGACCCATCTCAGAAAGGCACCCCCATACACCCATTTATTTACGGTCAGTTTATTGAACATTTAGGTCGCTGTATTTATGGCGGTATCTGGTCAGAAATGCTCGAAGACCGCAAATTCTTCTATTTAATCAACACTACCGACTCTCCCTGGAAATTACATCCGTCAGATATGATGCTATTCATAGACCAGATTCATCCCTACACCAGTTGGTACACCCCTGTCATCCTCCTCAATCCCCATCGAGAACGTGGTCTGATACAGGATAATTTGGAAGTCATTGCAGGAAAAGAATATGTCGGTAGGGTCATATTGAAATCCACACACCCCGACATCACAGTTAAGGTTTTATTGCGTTCCGGCGACACACTTCTATGCGAACCCGCAATTATACAAAACATTTCGCAGGATTATCAGAAATACGCATTCAAACTCAAAGTGGATAAAGACGGCAAACCTGCCCAATTCGCTATTCTCGCCACAGGGCAGGGTAACCTGTTCATCGGTGCGGTCTCACTCATGCCCGGCGACAACATCAAAGGGATGAGAGCGGATACACTCGCCCTGCTAAAACAACTCAATTCTCCTATTTATCGCTGGCCCGGCGGTAATTTCGTCAGTGGATATAACTGGAAGGACGGTATCGGCGACCCGGACAAACGCCCAACACGCAAAAACCCCGCCTGGGGCGGTATTGACACAAACGATTTCGGGATGGACGAGTTTATGCAGTTCTGTCGTGAAATAGGAACGGAACCCTTAGCAGTGGTCAACACAGGTCTGGGTGATGTGCAGTTAGCTCGCGATATGGTCGAATACGCTAATGGCTCATCAGATACACCGATGGGCAAATGGCGTGCCGATAATGGACATCCCGAACCCTATAAAATTACCTACTGGGGTGTTGGCAATGAAATGTATGGCGAATGGCAGTTAGGTCATGTGCCTGTAGATGATTATGTCAAGCGTCATAATGAGTTTGCACAAGCCATGAAGGCAGTTGACCCTACCATCAAACTCGTTGGTGTCGGTGAAAACATGGGTATCTGGAGCCAGAAGATGTTAGAGAATTGTGCAGAAAATATGGACTACATAAGCGAGCATTTTTATTGTGGAGAAAAGAAGGATGTATTTGAACATGTTTACCAGTTAGCCGAGAGAATAAAAGCCAAAGTAAAAAATCATAAAGGTTATTTAGAAACGATACCTGCGTTAAAGGAAAAATTTGTCCCCATTGCAATGGACGAATGGAACTACTGGTATGGAGACCATGTCTATGGCGAACTTGGCTGTGTTTACCACCTGAAAGATGCGTTAGGTGTGGCTATTGGCTTACATGAATTCTTCCGCAACAGCGATGTAATAACCATGGCAAACTATGCCCAGACTGTAAATGTAATATCTGCCATTAAAACTACCAAAACGAGTGCTTTCTTTGATACGACAGGGCTTACCCTGATGCTGTACCGTCAGCGTTTTGGTTCTGTGCCTGTGGCTGTCGAGGTAAAACCGCTATCGGATAGCAATCAGGCAGGAGTATCTATGGTACCAATTGATGTTTTCTCTGCCTGGAAAGATGAGCAAGAGGGGATATTAACTCTCTCTGTGGTAAACCCCATGGATAGGGCAATTAATGTCCATGTAGGCGTAGCAGGCAAGGAAGTGACACCACCGAAAACCGCATGGATACTCACGGGCAAAGAGCCAATGTCCATTAACCTGCCTGATACTGAACCTGGCGTCTGGCTGAAGGAAGAAAAAATCAATAAGAAAGCCTTCCCTGAAATGGAAATTCCACCATTTAGCATTGTTATCACAGAATTAAAAGTAAAATAAATTTTAAACGATAGGAGCATATCTTATGTTATTAACATCCTTTGTTATTGCGACCGCTATTGCCACTGCTTATGAGCCCACATGGGAATCATTGGACCAGCGACCTAATCCGCAATGGTTTGAAGATGCCAAATTTGGTATTTTTGTACACTGGGGAGTCTATTCTGTCCCGTCATGGGCACCCAAGGAAACCTATTCGGAATGGTATTGGAATCACATGCAAAATAAAGAGGGTGCCACATGGAAA
The sequence above is a segment of the Candidatus Hydrogenedens sp. genome. Coding sequences within it:
- a CDS encoding four helix bundle suffix domain-containing protein, which encodes MSDGRLIPPHGGYRRLRSFQVAQEIYDATVLFCERFIDKKSRTHDQMIQASRSGVQNIAEGSMASATSKKMEIKLTGVAKASLEELLRDYEDYLRQHGLRQWGKDSPEARRIREMYKSDRSDESDTSDIYGIRTASAEVAGNTVICLIHQATYLLRKQLERLEREFLEKGGFTERMYHERKRWRDREKKE
- a CDS encoding alpha-L-arabinofuranosidase C-terminal domain-containing protein, which translates into the protein MKPNSIIFVMFILLAPLCFAQIVLEEAFEQGSTAPDGWQTKVWQGKGDFQYPVPGKTGNAVQISSSEGGDLSWFKEVDVSPFAQYKLSGWIKTDNIQLENGAGALLNIHGIDGARTTSLSGTNDWKYVESTFFVGSQTRIMVNCLFGGWGLAKGTAIYDDIKLEKISDMVMGDMQINIDPSQKGTPIHPFIYGQFIEHLGRCIYGGIWSEMLEDRKFFYLINTTDSPWKLHPSDMMLFIDQIHPYTSWYTPVILLNPHRERGLIQDNLEVIAGKEYVGRVILKSTHPDITVKVLLRSGDTLLCEPAIIQNISQDYQKYAFKLKVDKDGKPAQFAILATGQGNLFIGAVSLMPGDNIKGMRADTLALLKQLNSPIYRWPGGNFVSGYNWKDGIGDPDKRPTRKNPAWGGIDTNDFGMDEFMQFCREIGTEPLAVVNTGLGDVQLARDMVEYANGSSDTPMGKWRADNGHPEPYKITYWGVGNEMYGEWQLGHVPVDDYVKRHNEFAQAMKAVDPTIKLVGVGENMGIWSQKMLENCAENMDYISEHFYCGEKKDVFEHVYQLAERIKAKVKNHKGYLETIPALKEKFVPIAMDEWNYWYGDHVYGELGCVYHLKDALGVAIGLHEFFRNSDVITMANYAQTVNVISAIKTTKTSAFFDTTGLTLMLYRQRFGSVPVAVEVKPLSDSNQAGVSMVPIDVFSAWKDEQEGILTLSVVNPMDRAINVHVGVAGKEVTPPKTAWILTGKEPMSINLPDTEPGVWLKEEKINKKAFPEMEIPPFSIVITELKVK